A genomic stretch from Setaria viridis chromosome 1, Setaria_viridis_v4.0, whole genome shotgun sequence includes:
- the LOC117853241 gene encoding LOW QUALITY PROTEIN: pollen receptor-like kinase 4 (The sequence of the model RefSeq protein was modified relative to this genomic sequence to represent the inferred CDS: substituted 1 base at 1 genomic stop codon): MARPRPPGHTRVALAVVVAAAVVLLVSPPRPAAAQGTTEADVLIAFRDTLRGPDGALPGPLRSWGTPGPCSGNSSSWYGVSCHGNGTVQGLQLERLGLAGAAPDLSALAVLPGLRALSLADNALTGAFPNVSALGVLKMLYLSRNRLSGVIPEGTFRPMRGLRKLHLGFNEFSGPVPGSITSPRLLELSLANNRFEGCLPDFSQPELRFVDVSNNNLSGPIPAGLSRFNSSMFAGNKFLCGKPLDAECDGLGVPRSGMSTMTKIAIALIVLGVILCAVGIATGVLGRRRQRPKRRAAAEALGGGGDQTPSNPKLNTAPAVNIENAASTSQPRAAAAAGAAGGAAAAKRQRRDEHGRLVFIQEGRTRFEIEDLLRASAEVLGSGNFGSSYKATLCDGPAVVVKRFKDMNGVGREDFSEHMRRLGRLAHPNLLPLVAYLYKKEEKLLVTDYVVNGSLAQLLHGNRGSLLDWGKRLRIIKGAARGLAHLYDELPMLTVPHGHLKSSNVLLDGAFEAVLSDYALVPVVTSQIAAQVMVAYKAPECIAPQGKPSKKSDVWSLGILILEVLTGKFPANYLRQGRQGGDLAGWVQSVVTEERTGEVFDKDITGARGYEADMVKLLQVGLGCCDADVDRRWDLKTVIARMDEIRDPEPAAADSSSSSSXASSTYTRVTNQENPSDRSAPCVYARDAAETMVYVAS, from the exons atggcgcggccgcggccgcccggcCACACCCGCGTCGCCCTCGCTGTCGTCGTCGCGGCCGCCGTTGTCCTCCTCGtttcgccgccgcgccccgccgcggccCAGGGCACGACGGAGGCGGACGTGCTGATCGCGTTCCGGGACACGCTGCGCGGGCCGGACGGCGCGCTGCCGGGCCCGCTCCGGAGCTGGGGCACCCCGGGCCCGTGCAGTGGCAACAGCTCCTCCTGGTACGGCGTGTCCTGCCACGGCAACGGCACCGTGCAGGGCCTGCAGCTGGAGCGGCTGGGCCTGGCGGGCGCCGCGCCGGACCTGTCCGCGCTCGCCGTGCTCCCGGGCCTCCGCGCGCTCAGCCTCGCCGACAACGCGCTCACCGGCGCGTTCCCCAACGTGTCCGCGCTCGGCGTGCTCAAGATGCTCTACCTCTCCCGGAACCGCCTCTCCGGCGTCATCCCGGAGGGCACGTTCCGGCCCATGCGCGGCCTCCGCAAACTCCACCTCGGCTTCAACGAGTTCTCCGGGCCCGTCCCGGGGTCCATCACCTCGCCGCGGCTGCTCGAGCTCTCGCTCGCCAACAACCGCTTCGAGGGATGCCTCCCGGACTTCTCCCAGCCGGAGCTCAGGTTCGTCGACGTCTCCAACAACAACCTCTCCGGCCCGATCCCGGCGGGGCTCAGCCGCTTCAATTCAAGCATGTTCGCAG GTAACAAGTTCCTCTGCGGCAAGCCGCTGGACGCGGAGTGCGACGGCCTGGGGGTGCCGCGCTCGGGCATGTCGACCATGACGAAGATCGCCATCGCGCTCATCGTCCTCGGCGTGATCCTCTGCGCCGTGGGCATCGCCACGGGGGTTCTCGGCCGTCGCCGGCAGAGGCCGAAGAggcgcgcggccgccgaggcgctcggcggcggcggggaccagACGCCCTCCAACCCGAAGCTCAACACCGCGCCGGCCGTCAACATCGAGAACGCCGCCAGCACGAGccagccgcgcgccgccgccgccgccggcgcggccggaggtgccgccgcggcgaagcggcagcggcgagacGAGCACGGGCGGCTGGTGTTCATCCAGGAGGGCCGCACCCGGTTCGAGATCGAGGACCTTCTCCGGGCGTCGGCCGAGGTGCTTGGCAGCGGCAACTTCGGGTCGTCGTACAAGGCGACGCTCTGCGACGGGCCCGCCGTGGTTGTGAAGCGGTTCAAGGACATGAACGGCGTCGGCCGGGAGGACTTCTCGGAGCACatgcgccgcctcggccgcctcgCCCACCCCAACCTCCTCCCCCTCGTCGCCTACCTTTACAAGAAGGAGGAGAAGCTCCTCGTCACTGACTACGTCGTCAATGGCAGCCTCGCCCAGCTCCTCCATG GCAATCGAGGGTCGCTGTTGGATTGGGGGAAGCGGCTGCGGATCATCaagggcgcggcgcgggggctgGCGCACCTGTACGACGAGCTGCCGATGCTGACGGTGCCGCACGGGCACCTCAAGTCGTCGAACGTGCTGCTCGACGGCGCGTTCGAGGCGGTGCTGTCGGACTACGCGCTGGTGCCGGTGGTGACGTCGCAGATCGCGGCGCAGGTGATGGTGGCGTACAAGGCGCCCGAGTGCATCGCGCCGCAGGGGAAGCCGTCCAAGAAGAGCGACGTGTGGAGCCTGGGCATCCTCATCCTCGAGGTGCTCACCGGCAAGTTCCCGGCGAACTACCTCCGGCAGGGGCGGCAGGGTGGCGACCTCGCCGGGTGGGTGCAGTCCGTCGTCACGGAGGAGCGCACCGGCGAGGTGTTCGACAAGGACATCACGGGGGCCAGGGGATACGAGGCCGACATGGTCAAGCTGCTCCAGGTTGGCCTGGGATGCTGCGACGCCGACGTCGACCGGAGGTGGGACCTCAAGACGGTCATCGCGCGCATGGACGAGATCCGGGAccccgagcccgccgccgccgactcgtcgtcgtcgtcgtcctagGCGAGCAGCACATACACCCGCGTAACTAACCAAGAAAATCCCAGTGATCGATCAGCGCCGTGCGTGTATGCAAGGGATGCAGCCGAGACGATGGTTTACGTGGCAAGCTAA
- the LOC117864427 gene encoding cation transporter HKT1;3, protein MVRSLLVSLKRLRIYSAFLASKLLSFPKLAQQTMKYSYQFIRQSNPLFVQIIYFTSISFGGYAALKILKSQENPHTLKDLDLLFTSISASTVSSMATVEMEDFSNSQLWMLTILMLISGEVFTSMLGLYFMKAKFDAKGSVNKTGYSFYADVESASSENPGPNSTQGTKVMVPISELRLEDKDRVDHETMKSLGYELMVYLLVTNLGGSLAIYLYLILVPDAQEVLKRKDIGYVIFSIFTAISSIGNCGFTPVNENMVIFQKNTILLLLLIPQILLGNTLFAPCLRFMMWSLEKITTKKEYHFILQHPKAVGYKHLMNGRECVYLMVTVIVFIIMQTILFCSLEWNSNALQEMNSYQKIVGALFQSVNARHAGENIVDLSSLSSSILVLYTIMMYLPSYTSFLPKDNDQDSNEGMKYKRRSRCENWILSQLSYLAIFVLLICITEKEAMATDPLNFNIFSITFEVISAYGNVGFSLGYSCQRLLNHNIHCKDASYGFVGRWSDKGKMILIIVMVFGRIKSLNMHGGRAWKLR, encoded by the exons ATGGTTCGTAGTCTTTTGGTGTCCCTAAAAAGACTCAGAATATATTCTGCATTTTTAGCCAGCAAGTTGCTTTCTTTTCCAAAATTAGCACAACAGACCATGAAATACTCCTACCAGTTCATCCGTCAAAGTAATCCACTCTTTGTCCAAATCATATATTTTACATCAATTTCATTTGGTGGATATGCAGCTCTCAAGATCCTCAAGTCACAAGAAAATCCACATACTCTTAAAGACTTAGATTTATTATTTACTTCTATATCTGCATCCACTGTCTCAAGCATGGCTACAGTTGAAATGGAGGATTTCTCAAATAGTCAACTTTGGATGTTGACTATTTTAATGCTAATTAGTGGAGAGGTATTCACTTCAATGCTTGGTCTTTACTTCATGAAGGCCAAATTTGATGCAAAAGGATCCGTCAACAAAACAGGTTACTCATTTTATGCTGATGTTGAATCTGCTAGTTCTGAAAACCCTGGTCCAAACAGCACCCAGGGAACCAAAGTTATGGTGCCAATTTCCGAACTCCGCTTGGAAGACAAAGATCGTGTTGATCACGAGACAATGAAATCATTAGGTTATGAATTGATGGTCTATCTTCTTGTGACAAATTTAGGCGGCTCACTAgctatttacctttaccttatCCTCGTGCCAGATGCACAAGAAGTTCTAAAGAGAAAGGACATTGGGTATGTCATATTCTCTATATTTACAGCCATCTCTTCAATTGGCAATTGTGGCTTTACTCCAGTAAATGAGAACATGGTCATATTTCAAAAGAACACCATCTTGTTACTACTACTTATTCCACAGATTCTATTAGGAAATACATTATTTGCCCCATGCTTGAGATTTATGATGTGGTCACTTGAGAAGATTACTACAAAAAAAGAATACCATTTCATTCTTCAACATCCAAAGGCAGTTGGATACAAACACCTTATGAATGGCAGGGAGTGTGTTTATTTGATGGTAACAGTTATCGTGTTCATTATCATGCAAACCATATTGTTTTGCTCTTTGGAATGGAACTCGAATGCTTTGCAAGAAATGAACAGCTACCAAAAGATAGTGGGTGCTCTGTTTCAGTCAGTCAATGCAAGGCATGCTGGTGAAAATATTGTTGATCTCTCGAGCCTATCTTCATCAATACTAGTGTTATACACCATCATGAT GTATCTCCCTAGTTACACCTCTTTTTTACCTAAAGATAATGATCAGGATTCTAATGAGGGGATGAAATATAAAAGGAGAAGTAGGTGTGAGAATTGGATCCTCTCGCAGCTATCTTATTTGGCTATCTTTGTGCTGCTAATTTGCATTACTGAGAAAGAAGCAATGGCCACTGATCCACTCAATTTCAATATTTTCAGCATAACATTTGAAGTTATCAG CGCATATGGAAACGTGGGTTTCTCACTTGGTTATAGCTGTCAGAGGTTACTAAATCATAATATACACTGCAAGGATGCTTCATATGGGTTTGTAGGAAGATGGAGTGACAAGGGGAAAATGATTCTGATTATTGTCATGGTTTTTGGCAGGATTAAATCATTGAATATGCATGGAGGGAGAGCTTGGAAGCTTAGATAG
- the LOC117864436 gene encoding FCS-Like Zinc finger 13, whose protein sequence is MMWSHEPATEEPKVSPAGRSSVAKLTTASSSLANLLSVFLGATSPEPRPRRSFDAGGVGLGIVADMSRPCLAGAEPIAIGPAARRRAREEDELSESYTCVITHVAGAGGGSVRKRVYFGFGDSGGGGWLVKADDEMPAERADFLSRCYLCDKRLDGLDIYMYRGENAFCSSECRCHQMLMDDRPENCRSEVHRASDCSVSPHTAPMAYSPSVAAA, encoded by the exons ATGATGTGGTCTCATGAGCCGGCAACCGAGGAGCCGAAGGTCTCGCCGGCTGGACGGAGCTCCGTCGCCAAGCTGACGACGGCTTCCTCGTCCTTGGCCAACCTCCTCTCCGTCTTCCTCGGGGCCACCTCCCCGGAGCCCAGGCCGAGGCGGAGCTTCGACGCCGGCGGGGTCGGGCTCGGCATCGTTGCAGACATGAGCCGACCCTGTCTGGCCGGAGCCGAGCCGATCGCCATCGGCCCCGCGGCCAGGCGCCGTGCGCGCGAGGAAGACGAGCTCTCCGAGAGCTACACTTGTGTCATCACGCacgtggccggcgccggcggcggcagcgtccgCAAGCGTGTTTACTTCGGGTtcggcgacagcggcggcggcggctggcttGTGAAAGCCGATGATGAGATGCCTGCGGAGAGGGCCGACTTCCTGAGCCGATGCTACCTGTGTGACAAGAGGCTTGATGGGCTCGACATCTACATGTACAG GGGAGAGAATGCCTTCTGCAGCTCAGAGTGTCGATGCCACCAGATGCTAATGGATGACCGTCCTGAGAACTGCAGATCTGAAGTGCATAGAGCTAGTGACTGTTCAGTGTCACCGCACACTGCCCCGATGGCCTACTCACCAAGTGTTGCAGCGGCGTAG